In Candidatus Roseilinea sp., one DNA window encodes the following:
- a CDS encoding oxidoreductase, producing MTTNALPRCRVGRTALEVTRIGLGTAFLLGLDTVREDAPAIATVRAALDQGINFIDTAALYSRGQAERVIGDALQGVPRDRFVIQTKAGRFPKPDGGSYHDYSRDAILRSVENSMKLLGVDRLDSVLVHDADGDKFNRGQGVGLEDTYFRDALDHAFPTLLELRSQGVIGAVGAGMNQWQMEWEFAKHVDVDCFLLAGRYTLLEQTSLDFLEYCRQRNIAVFLGGVFNSGILATGPREGARYNYAAAPAHVIEKAAKIDAVCARYGVPLRVAALHFAMAHPAVTSVVLGAQKPEEVEANVAASRQTVPAALWADLKREGLIAQEAPTPA from the coding sequence ATGACGACGAATGCTCTCCCGCGCTGCAGGGTAGGCCGCACGGCGCTGGAAGTCACGCGCATCGGCCTGGGCACGGCTTTCCTGCTGGGGCTGGACACCGTGCGAGAGGACGCGCCGGCTATCGCTACCGTGCGCGCGGCGCTCGACCAAGGCATCAACTTCATTGACACGGCGGCGCTGTATTCGCGCGGGCAGGCCGAGCGGGTGATCGGCGACGCGCTCCAGGGTGTGCCGCGCGACCGGTTCGTGATCCAGACCAAAGCCGGCCGATTCCCCAAGCCGGACGGCGGCTCATATCACGACTACTCGCGCGACGCCATCCTGCGCAGCGTGGAGAACAGCATGAAGCTGCTGGGGGTAGACCGGTTGGACAGCGTGCTGGTGCACGACGCCGACGGCGACAAGTTCAACCGCGGCCAGGGCGTCGGCCTGGAGGACACCTACTTCCGCGATGCGCTCGATCACGCCTTCCCGACATTGCTCGAGCTGCGCAGCCAGGGGGTGATCGGCGCGGTGGGCGCCGGGATGAACCAATGGCAGATGGAATGGGAATTCGCCAAGCACGTGGACGTGGACTGCTTCCTGCTCGCCGGACGCTACACGCTGCTCGAACAAACGTCGCTCGACTTTCTGGAGTATTGCCGGCAGCGGAACATCGCGGTTTTTCTGGGCGGTGTGTTCAACAGCGGCATCCTGGCCACCGGCCCACGCGAAGGGGCGCGCTACAACTACGCCGCCGCACCGGCGCACGTGATCGAAAAGGCCGCAAAGATTGACGCTGTGTGCGCGCGCTACGGCGTGCCGTTGCGCGTGGCTGCCTTGCACTTCGCCATGGCGCACCCGGCCGTCACATCCGTGGTGCTGGGCGCGCAGAAGCCCGAGGAGGTTGAGGCCAACGTTGCGGCGTCGCGGCAGACTGTGCCTGCGGCGCTATGGGCCGACTTGAAGCGCGAAGGGCTGATCGCGCAGGAAGCGCCGACGCCGGCATGA
- a CDS encoding glucokinase, translating to MAPKYAIGIDLGGTKILAAVVDAQGNVIAAAKKTTQAEKGPEVVIERIQKAMDEALDAAKLKKDRIATIGIGAPGIIDSANGVVVSLTNLPGWRNVEIAKLLRRWHAVPVSLSNDVRVAAVGEHRVGAGRGVHSMIAVFVGTGIGGGIIINDKPWVGLRSSAGEVGHMIILADGPYAPGGGIRGGIEALASRSAIDRDLRAGIAAGRKSVLPDLLKEKGNDAITSSVLAKAVSKNDPLTLEVLRRAAYYLGLHAASLINAFDPEMLVYGGGVIEGLGEWMVAQIRDVAKQHAINRTDLDKIKIVEAKLGEQAGVIGAALMALDALRT from the coding sequence GTGGCGCCAAAATACGCAATCGGCATAGACCTGGGCGGGACGAAAATCCTTGCCGCGGTCGTAGACGCGCAAGGCAACGTGATCGCCGCGGCCAAGAAGACCACGCAGGCGGAGAAGGGCCCCGAAGTCGTTATCGAGCGCATCCAAAAAGCGATGGACGAAGCGCTGGATGCGGCTAAGCTCAAGAAAGACCGCATCGCCACCATCGGCATCGGCGCGCCGGGCATCATAGATAGCGCCAACGGCGTAGTGGTCAGCCTCACCAACTTGCCCGGATGGCGCAACGTCGAGATCGCCAAGCTACTGCGGCGCTGGCATGCGGTGCCGGTGTCGCTCTCGAACGACGTGCGTGTGGCAGCCGTGGGCGAGCACCGCGTGGGTGCGGGCCGGGGCGTGCACAGCATGATCGCGGTGTTCGTCGGCACAGGCATCGGCGGCGGCATCATCATCAACGACAAGCCGTGGGTCGGCTTGCGCTCGAGTGCCGGCGAAGTCGGTCACATGATCATCCTGGCCGACGGCCCCTACGCGCCTGGCGGCGGCATCCGCGGCGGCATCGAAGCGCTGGCCAGCCGTAGCGCCATTGACCGCGACCTGCGCGCCGGCATTGCCGCCGGACGCAAGAGCGTGCTGCCCGATTTGCTCAAAGAGAAAGGCAACGACGCTATCACCAGCAGCGTGCTGGCAAAGGCCGTCAGCAAGAACGATCCGCTCACGCTCGAGGTGCTGCGCCGCGCGGCTTACTACCTTGGCCTGCATGCCGCCAGCCTGATCAACGCCTTCGATCCAGAGATGCTGGTTTATGGCGGCGGCGTGATCGAAGGGCTGGGCGAATGGATGGTGGCGCAGATTCGCGACGTGGCCAAGCAGCATGCCATCAACCGGACCGACCTGGATAAGATCAAGATCGTCGAAGCAAAGTTGGGCGAGCAAGCCGGCGTGATCGGCGCAGCGCTCATGGCGCTCGACGCGCTGAGGACCTGA
- a CDS encoding aspartate aminotransferase: protein MPLDTESLFAERMRNMRPSLVRELLKNAGGPGFISFAGGLPNPKLFPAEALITATEAVLREDAANVLQYAVSEGYPPLREWIAARYKQRFGLDIPIEEILITSGSQQGLDLLGKVLLDPGDVVINERPGYQGAIHALSMYQPRFAGVTLDNEGLDVDELDRMLHAHADRTKFVIITPNYQNPTGITYTEANRRAIADVICRRNVLLVEDDPYSELGFAGESAPPMRAYLQDRVVLLGSFSKIVAPGLRLGWLIAPKEIMAKIVIAKQGADFHSNNFAQRVLHRYLISNPIAEHIARIRAGYASQARVMIAALERCLPPDIPFTRPQGGMFIWVTLPEAADSMAILKDAVEQKVSFLPGAPFFTDGDGRRYMRLSYSQANEATIEEGIARLARVVLQHLDAPLAERASTGS from the coding sequence ATGCCTCTTGACACCGAATCCTTGTTCGCCGAACGTATGCGCAACATGCGGCCTTCGCTGGTGCGCGAATTGCTCAAGAACGCCGGCGGCCCCGGCTTCATCTCTTTTGCTGGCGGTTTGCCCAACCCCAAGCTCTTCCCTGCCGAAGCGCTGATCACTGCGACCGAAGCCGTGCTGCGCGAGGACGCCGCCAATGTGTTGCAGTACGCCGTAAGTGAGGGCTATCCGCCCCTGCGCGAGTGGATCGCCGCACGCTACAAGCAGCGCTTCGGCCTGGACATCCCCATCGAGGAGATCCTCATCACCAGCGGCTCGCAGCAGGGCCTCGACCTGCTGGGCAAGGTGTTGCTCGACCCGGGGGACGTGGTGATCAACGAGCGTCCGGGCTACCAAGGCGCAATCCACGCGCTTTCCATGTATCAACCGCGCTTTGCCGGCGTGACGCTGGACAACGAAGGCTTGGACGTAGATGAGCTGGATCGTATGTTGCATGCGCACGCCGATCGCACCAAGTTCGTCATCATCACGCCCAACTATCAGAACCCAACGGGCATCACGTACACCGAGGCCAACCGGCGCGCCATCGCCGATGTGATCTGCCGGCGCAACGTACTCCTGGTCGAGGACGATCCATATAGCGAACTCGGCTTCGCCGGCGAAAGCGCACCGCCGATGCGCGCCTACCTGCAGGATCGGGTCGTCCTGCTCGGCTCGTTCTCCAAGATCGTCGCACCCGGCTTGCGTTTGGGCTGGCTGATCGCGCCAAAGGAGATCATGGCGAAAATCGTCATCGCTAAGCAAGGCGCAGACTTTCACTCGAACAACTTCGCACAGCGCGTGCTGCATCGCTACCTGATCTCCAACCCGATCGCCGAGCATATCGCGCGCATCCGCGCTGGCTATGCGTCGCAGGCGCGCGTGATGATCGCGGCGCTGGAACGCTGCTTGCCGCCGGACATTCCGTTCACACGGCCCCAGGGCGGCATGTTCATCTGGGTCACGCTGCCGGAAGCGGCAGACTCGATGGCGATCCTCAAAGACGCTGTGGAACAGAAGGTGAGCTTTCTGCCGGGTGCGCCGTTCTTCACCGATGGCGACGGCCGGCGCTATATGCGGCTGAGCTACTCGCAGGCCAACGAGGCGACGATCGAAGAGGGCATCGCACGGCTGGCGCGCGTAGTGCTGCAGCACCTCGACGCGCCGTTAGCCGAGCGCGCTTCGACGGGAAGTTAA
- a CDS encoding N-ethylammeline chlorohydrolase, with protein sequence MAILIEHVDVLDPTAPRSTARDRSILIEGNRISEVAPSRDLNLTAIADRKSQIGNLEVINGRNLLAIPGLISAHTHSPENYMRGATECMPLEPWLVWLYGTCGEYTARDHYLCAVMSAIEMLLSGVTGSLDHLWHGGPWQREYLDAAMEAYRDSGIRATVAPMYDDHDYVLDAADALGYDLRGSIYGLSHGGYRPDRDDYRRGVLRDNLAMFDDWMRDWHRSYDGRLQTFLGPAAGQLVTTECLQWSLELARKHGAGVHMHCVETRVQDYCIRRARGKTVIHWLYDEGLLSPEVTLPHSVWIRSAADLDRLAERGAIPVHNPAANLKLGSGLMAMREMLDRGITVALGVDGACSSDNQNLFDAIKLAALIHNLKDHDPKTWITAREAFEAGTVGGAAAMLLGGQAGQLSSGQLADIVLLDTRSALLAPMNDAYGMLVHCETSASVRHVIVNGRIVVRDRKLLTMDIEALVAEFFERADTLPFRHPIDSKTQKDVDDCWAFWWKVMDSVTST encoded by the coding sequence ATGGCCATCCTGATCGAACACGTAGACGTCCTCGATCCGACCGCGCCGCGCAGCACTGCGCGCGACCGATCCATCCTCATCGAAGGCAACCGCATCTCCGAAGTTGCACCATCGCGCGACCTCAATCTGACAGCGATCGCAGACCGCAAATCGCAAATCGGCAATCTAGAGGTCATCAACGGCCGCAACCTGCTCGCCATCCCCGGCTTGATCAGTGCGCACACGCACTCGCCGGAGAACTACATGCGCGGCGCGACGGAATGCATGCCGCTGGAGCCGTGGCTGGTCTGGCTGTACGGCACGTGCGGCGAATATACCGCGCGCGACCATTACCTGTGCGCTGTGATGAGCGCAATCGAGATGTTGCTAAGCGGCGTGACCGGCTCGCTCGATCATCTGTGGCACGGCGGCCCGTGGCAGCGTGAATACCTCGACGCTGCGATGGAAGCCTATCGCGACAGCGGCATCCGGGCGACCGTGGCGCCGATGTACGACGATCACGACTACGTGCTCGACGCCGCCGACGCGCTGGGCTACGACCTGCGCGGCAGCATCTATGGCCTGTCGCACGGCGGCTACCGGCCCGACCGCGACGACTATCGCCGCGGCGTGCTTCGCGACAACCTCGCCATGTTCGACGACTGGATGCGCGACTGGCACCGCTCGTATGACGGCCGGCTGCAGACCTTCCTCGGGCCGGCCGCCGGCCAACTGGTGACCACCGAATGCCTGCAGTGGTCGCTGGAATTGGCACGCAAGCATGGCGCCGGCGTGCATATGCACTGCGTCGAGACGCGCGTGCAAGACTACTGCATCCGACGCGCGCGCGGCAAAACCGTCATTCACTGGTTATATGACGAAGGCCTGCTCTCGCCGGAGGTGACGCTGCCCCACAGCGTCTGGATTCGCAGTGCGGCTGACCTGGACCGGCTAGCCGAGCGGGGCGCGATCCCCGTACACAATCCGGCCGCCAACCTCAAGCTGGGCAGCGGCCTGATGGCGATGCGCGAGATGCTCGACCGTGGCATCACGGTGGCGCTGGGCGTGGATGGCGCATGTAGCAGCGACAACCAGAATTTGTTCGACGCGATCAAACTGGCCGCGCTGATCCACAACCTGAAGGATCACGATCCGAAGACGTGGATCACGGCGCGGGAGGCGTTCGAGGCCGGCACGGTCGGCGGAGCGGCAGCCATGCTGCTAGGTGGCCAAGCTGGGCAGTTGTCGAGTGGTCAGTTGGCCGACATTGTGCTGCTGGACACGCGCAGCGCGTTACTCGCACCGATGAACGATGCCTACGGTATGCTGGTGCACTGTGAGACCAGCGCCTCGGTACGGCACGTCATCGTCAACGGGCGAATCGTCGTGCGCGATCGCAAGCTGCTGACGATGGACATCGAGGCACTGGTGGCCGAGTTCTTCGAGCGCGCCGACACGTTGCCCTTCCGGCACCCGATTGACTCGAAGACGCAGAAGGACGTGGACGACTGCTGGGCGTTCTGGTGGAAGGTGATGGATTCGGTTACTTCAACGTGA
- a CDS encoding 5-formyltetrahydrofolate cyclo-ligase — protein sequence MSQSKADIRRRIRALRDAAPADLRAEWSARICAKALALPAYRSARTIHIFLSFQSEVDTGAIIAHALSRGKRVVAPVFVKNSDETPCTQITSLAPDAFHFGKWDLRTPKVLQPVPLNEIDLVFAPLVAFAHLTPRSSSEGAETSGRIARIGYGAGFYDRFLKRIRVGTPKIGLAFELQRVEAIPLTPFDVLLDDVITEA from the coding sequence GTGTCCCAGTCGAAGGCTGACATCCGCCGACGTATCCGCGCGTTGCGCGACGCCGCGCCGGCCGACCTGCGCGCCGAATGGAGCGCGCGCATCTGCGCCAAAGCGCTGGCGCTGCCGGCCTACCGCTCGGCGCGGACGATCCATATCTTTCTCTCGTTCCAGAGCGAGGTAGACACCGGCGCGATCATCGCACATGCGCTGTCGCGCGGCAAGCGGGTGGTCGCGCCGGTCTTCGTGAAGAACAGCGACGAGACGCCATGCACGCAAATCACGTCGCTCGCTCCTGATGCGTTTCACTTTGGCAAATGGGATCTGCGCACGCCGAAGGTGCTACAGCCGGTGCCGCTGAACGAAATAGACCTGGTATTCGCGCCGCTGGTGGCGTTCGCCCATCTTACCCCCCGCTCCTCCTCTGAAGGGGCGGAGACCAGTGGTAGGATCGCGCGCATCGGCTATGGCGCCGGCTTCTACGATCGCTTTCTGAAACGCATCCGCGTCGGCACACCCAAGATCGGCCTGGCGTTCGAGTTACAACGGGTCGAGGCGATTCCCCTCACACCGTTCGATGTGCTGTTGGATGACGTGATCACCGAAGCGTAA
- the rbsK gene encoding ribokinase has product MTNPILVVGCVSLDTLHIGGHTYQTIGGAGLYTALAARCAGVHATLLGPRPRQLSPLLAPVARRLDWIGPEVPPDTLPHLEIMHHGEGRATLVGASWGAESQLTIEHLPDDLSRYAFVHIAALSSAQKMLDFLHACRARGAQRISAGTYYRIVQNEPATVRAIFEQADLFFMNENEAIGLWGSLRVAGRVSTRTREGALLFITFDRRGAIVIAGDQATPLPADPADELDPTGAGDTFCGATLAGLARGEDPITAASYATVLAARKIEHIGPAFLLGLPSLE; this is encoded by the coding sequence ATGACCAACCCCATCCTTGTCGTCGGCTGCGTCTCGTTAGACACTTTGCACATCGGCGGGCACACCTATCAGACCATCGGCGGTGCCGGCCTTTATACCGCGTTGGCAGCGCGGTGCGCCGGTGTACATGCCACGCTGCTCGGACCTCGGCCCAGACAGCTCTCTCCCTTGCTGGCGCCGGTTGCCAGGCGGCTCGACTGGATCGGCCCCGAAGTGCCGCCGGACACGTTGCCGCATTTGGAGATTATGCATCACGGCGAAGGCCGGGCGACGCTGGTCGGCGCATCGTGGGGCGCGGAGTCGCAACTGACGATCGAACACTTGCCCGATGACCTCTCGCGCTATGCCTTCGTGCACATCGCCGCGCTCAGCTCGGCGCAGAAGATGCTCGACTTCCTCCACGCTTGCCGCGCGCGGGGGGCGCAGCGCATCAGCGCCGGCACGTATTACCGCATCGTGCAAAACGAGCCAGCCACCGTGCGCGCTATCTTTGAGCAGGCCGACTTGTTCTTCATGAACGAGAATGAGGCGATCGGCTTGTGGGGCTCGCTGCGGGTAGCCGGTCGCGTCTCTACGCGCACCCGCGAGGGCGCCCTGCTGTTCATCACCTTCGACCGGCGCGGCGCGATCGTGATCGCCGGAGACCAGGCCACGCCGCTCCCTGCCGACCCGGCGGACGAGCTCGACCCGACCGGCGCCGGCGATACCTTCTGCGGCGCGACCCTGGCCGGCCTAGCGCGAGGCGAAGACCCGATCACCGCCGCTTCGTATGCGACGGTGCTGGCCGCACGCAAGATCGAACATATCGGGCCGGCGTTTCTGCTAGGATTGCCGTCGCTCGAGTAG
- a CDS encoding peptidase M24, giving the protein MQTTLQITRAEFRRRAERLLEHIRSQKLSGVVLFDSAYVHYFSGFAFIPTERPIAFVMNAQGEQAMFVPRLELEHARAQTGLERVVDYIEYPYTPHPAHALAKLLAYMGIAQRIGADSDGYPWIFGYRGPALSETTGAEVVRVTAFIEDLMMIKSPAEIALIKESAKWGNLAHRLLQRYTRAGVTETEVSLRASQEATLAMLKTLGPLYASRSMYGDGASAGYRGQIGRNAAIPHALANNITFQVGDVLVTGAGAPMWGYNSELERTMVIGGLTDEQKRLFDHMVALQDLAIRSLRPGVRCSDVDRAVRAYFEQHDLMPYWKHHTGHAIGLRYHEAPFLDIGDDTEIKPGMVFTVEPGLYAAHLGGFRHSDTVVITEDGHEVITYYPRDLASLTIPA; this is encoded by the coding sequence ATGCAAACCACCCTCCAAATCACCCGCGCCGAATTTCGCCGCCGCGCCGAGCGCCTGCTGGAGCACATTCGGTCGCAAAAGCTGAGCGGCGTCGTGCTCTTCGATAGCGCGTATGTGCATTACTTCTCCGGCTTCGCGTTCATCCCCACCGAGCGGCCGATCGCCTTCGTGATGAATGCGCAGGGAGAGCAGGCGATGTTCGTGCCGCGGCTGGAGCTGGAACATGCGCGCGCCCAGACCGGCCTCGAACGCGTGGTGGACTACATCGAGTATCCCTACACGCCGCATCCGGCGCATGCCTTGGCCAAACTGTTGGCCTACATGGGCATCGCGCAGCGAATCGGCGCCGATAGCGACGGCTATCCGTGGATCTTCGGCTATCGCGGGCCGGCGCTGAGCGAGACGACCGGCGCAGAGGTCGTGCGCGTGACGGCGTTCATTGAGGACCTGATGATGATCAAAAGCCCGGCCGAGATCGCGCTGATCAAGGAGAGCGCGAAGTGGGGCAACTTAGCACATCGTCTGCTGCAACGCTACACGCGCGCCGGTGTGACCGAGACCGAGGTGAGCCTGCGCGCCAGCCAAGAAGCCACGCTCGCTATGTTGAAAACGCTCGGCCCGCTCTACGCCTCGCGCAGCATGTATGGCGATGGCGCATCCGCCGGCTATCGTGGACAGATCGGCCGCAATGCCGCGATTCCCCATGCCCTGGCCAACAACATCACCTTCCAAGTGGGCGACGTGCTGGTCACCGGCGCCGGTGCCCCGATGTGGGGCTATAACAGCGAACTTGAGCGCACGATGGTGATCGGTGGCTTGACGGACGAACAGAAGCGCTTGTTCGATCACATGGTGGCGCTCCAGGATCTGGCCATCCGGTCGCTGCGGCCAGGCGTCAGGTGTTCAGACGTGGATCGCGCCGTGCGGGCCTACTTCGAGCAGCATGATCTGATGCCATATTGGAAGCATCACACCGGCCACGCCATCGGCCTGCGCTACCACGAGGCGCCCTTCCTGGACATAGGCGACGACACCGAAATCAAGCCGGGCATGGTGTTCACCGTGGAGCCGGGGCTATACGCCGCGCACCTCGGCGGCTTTCGCCACTCCGACACCGTCGTCATCACCGAGGACGGTCATGAGGTCATTACCTACTATCCCCGTGACCTGGCGAGCCTGACCATCCCGGCCTGA
- a CDS encoding diguanylate phosphodiesterase has product MSQMSRSTSLRLTVAFGLALALALAACAAPPQAAPSPAQPFAEEAKPAEATAPAPGQPKPGGTLRVGTNQDAVGFDPHLTNATASYRILENIYSSLLRFKPNLEIEGDLAESYRAIDPTTWEFKLRKGVKFHSGKPLTSADVKYSLERIKDPEVKSPRSSQLAPIVAIETPDDYTVIIKTEKPFAPLLAVLADRTIAIVNKDFVEANGGKLDNVADGTGPFKLKEWVPNTRTVLEKNPDYFIPGQPLLDQVIYQPIPDDTARSTAVRTGTVDFIEYAPPKDLELLRSDGNIVITGEGNNNVRFLAFNTTVKPFDNPKVRQAIAWAVDREAVLQAAVNGAGTPLYAGPFLPSFWPGLQEPVYKRDLEKAKQLLAEAGYPDGFTAKLKNTPTYSFLGNAGIAVQEQLKEIGINLEIESLEWSVFLKDYLGKNFEAVVSGYSGFADPHTPLDGTYVTGRQNNFMSYSNPKFDELVAQGAQETDQAKRAEIYREAQRILLEDSPMVFLYAANEYEAMQSYVKGYVHYLNGSHVSFRQVWLDK; this is encoded by the coding sequence ATGAGTCAAATGTCGCGTTCAACTTCCCTTCGATTGACGGTAGCGTTCGGCTTGGCGCTGGCGCTCGCGCTTGCCGCATGTGCGGCGCCGCCCCAGGCAGCGCCGTCTCCGGCGCAACCGTTTGCCGAGGAAGCCAAACCGGCTGAAGCTACTGCCCCTGCGCCTGGCCAGCCCAAGCCTGGCGGCACTTTGCGTGTCGGCACGAACCAAGATGCTGTTGGCTTCGATCCGCACCTGACTAACGCTACCGCCTCGTATCGCATCTTGGAGAACATCTACAGCTCACTACTGCGCTTCAAACCGAATCTGGAGATCGAGGGTGACCTGGCCGAGAGCTACCGCGCCATTGACCCCACCACCTGGGAGTTTAAGCTGCGCAAAGGCGTGAAGTTCCACAGCGGCAAGCCACTGACCTCGGCCGATGTCAAATACTCGCTCGAACGGATCAAGGATCCGGAGGTCAAATCGCCGCGCAGCTCGCAACTGGCGCCCATCGTCGCGATTGAGACGCCGGACGATTACACGGTCATCATCAAGACCGAGAAGCCCTTCGCACCATTGCTGGCCGTGTTGGCCGACCGCACCATCGCCATAGTCAATAAGGACTTCGTCGAGGCGAACGGTGGCAAGCTGGACAACGTGGCCGACGGCACCGGCCCGTTCAAGCTCAAAGAGTGGGTGCCGAACACGCGCACGGTGCTGGAGAAGAACCCGGACTATTTCATTCCCGGCCAGCCTTTGCTCGACCAAGTGATCTACCAGCCGATCCCTGACGACACCGCGCGCAGCACCGCCGTGCGCACTGGCACGGTGGACTTCATCGAGTATGCCCCACCGAAGGACTTGGAGCTGTTGCGCAGCGATGGCAACATCGTCATCACCGGCGAGGGCAACAACAACGTGCGCTTCTTGGCTTTCAACACTACGGTGAAGCCGTTCGATAACCCGAAGGTGCGCCAAGCTATCGCCTGGGCGGTGGATCGCGAGGCCGTGCTGCAGGCTGCTGTGAACGGCGCCGGCACACCGCTATACGCCGGCCCCTTCCTGCCATCCTTCTGGCCGGGATTGCAAGAGCCGGTCTACAAACGCGATCTGGAAAAGGCGAAACAGTTGCTGGCCGAGGCCGGCTATCCCGATGGCTTCACCGCTAAGTTGAAGAACACGCCTACCTACAGCTTCCTAGGCAACGCCGGCATCGCCGTCCAGGAGCAACTGAAGGAGATCGGCATCAATCTCGAAATCGAATCGCTGGAGTGGAGTGTCTTCCTGAAGGATTACCTGGGCAAGAATTTCGAGGCCGTCGTCAGCGGCTACAGCGGCTTTGCCGACCCGCATACGCCGCTCGATGGCACCTATGTCACCGGCCGCCAGAACAACTTCATGAGCTACAGCAACCCCAAGTTCGACGAGCTGGTGGCTCAGGGCGCGCAGGAAACCGATCAGGCCAAGCGCGCCGAGATCTACCGCGAAGCGCAACGCATCTTGCTCGAGGATTCACCGATGGTGTTCCTCTACGCCGCCAACGAGTATGAGGCGATGCAGAGCTACGTGAAGGGCTACGTGCACTACCTGAACGGTTCGCACGTGTCATTCCGCCAGGTCTGGCTCGACAAATGA
- a CDS encoding ABC transporter permease: MTRYIVHRLLVAIPVVFGVSLFTFGLVRWIPGDPILVMLGPDVIGADVEGIRRLYGLDRPWPVQYVEWLTNVLRGDLGQSIRTRMPVGQSILQRLPVTIELTTLSLLLGLILGIPPAILAATHRGKVTDAVVGVISLLGISVPGFWLAILLMLLFSLHLRLLPSIGYVPLHENAAGNLRHLLLPALGLALPLGATIMRFMRSSLLEVFGQDYIRTARAKGLTQTKTVLKHALRNALIPVITVIGIQVGRLLGGAVIIEQIFALPGLGRLVFDGISTRDYPVVQGTVLAFTVIFILINLLVDVLYSVIDPRIRLTAR; encoded by the coding sequence GTGACGCGCTACATCGTCCATCGCTTGCTCGTCGCCATACCCGTCGTGTTCGGCGTGAGCCTGTTCACGTTTGGGTTGGTGCGTTGGATCCCCGGCGATCCCATCTTGGTCATGCTCGGCCCCGACGTCATCGGCGCCGACGTGGAAGGCATCCGACGGCTGTATGGGCTGGATCGCCCCTGGCCGGTGCAATATGTCGAGTGGCTGACCAACGTCCTGCGCGGCGACCTGGGCCAATCTATCCGAACGCGTATGCCGGTTGGCCAGTCCATCCTCCAGCGCCTGCCGGTGACGATCGAGTTGACGACCTTGTCGCTGCTGCTGGGCCTGATCCTGGGCATCCCGCCGGCTATCCTGGCAGCGACCCACCGCGGCAAAGTCACCGACGCGGTCGTCGGTGTCATCTCGCTGCTGGGCATCAGCGTGCCCGGCTTCTGGCTGGCGATTTTGCTCATGCTGCTCTTCTCGCTTCACTTACGCTTGTTGCCTTCTATTGGTTACGTACCCCTGCACGAGAACGCTGCCGGCAACTTACGCCATCTGCTCTTGCCGGCGCTGGGCCTGGCGCTGCCGCTGGGCGCAACGATCATGCGCTTCATGCGCTCGTCGCTGCTGGAAGTGTTCGGGCAGGATTACATCCGCACCGCGCGTGCCAAGGGATTGACGCAGACGAAGACGGTGCTGAAGCACGCGCTGCGCAACGCGCTCATCCCGGTCATCACCGTTATCGGCATCCAGGTCGGGCGATTGTTGGGCGGAGCGGTCATCATCGAGCAGATCTTCGCCCTGCCCGGCCTGGGCCGGCTGGTCTTCGATGGCATCTCCACCCGTGACTATCCGGTTGTGCAGGGCACCGTGCTGGCGTTCACCGTGATCTTCATTCTGATCAACCTGTTGGTGGACGTGTTGTACAGCGTCATTGACCCGCGGATCAGGCTGACCGCTCGATGA
- a CDS encoding ABC transporter permease, with translation MNSPLRRALYRAIRSPQFIIGAALVTLFVLTAVLGPILSPYSPTAQKMSLRLKPPSAEHVLGTDDFGRDVLSRILHGAMPSLQVSVLSVAGSLVIGVIIGLIAGYRGGWTDTLLMSLMDVLLAFPAVLLAIAILAVMGTALSNVILAIAIVNLPTFARLARGSTLATRELLYVEAARSLGVPPIAIMWRHILPNIAAPLIVQTSLTIAAAILIEAALSYLGLGIQPPAPSWGNILSSTYGFIQTNPWPSVFAGAAIALAVLGFNLLGDGLRDALDPTTR, from the coding sequence ATGAACTCGCCCCTCCGCCGCGCGCTCTACCGCGCCATCCGCAGTCCGCAGTTCATCATCGGTGCGGCGCTCGTGACGTTGTTCGTGTTAACGGCAGTGCTCGGCCCGATATTGTCGCCCTACAGCCCCACGGCACAGAAGATGAGCTTGCGGCTGAAGCCGCCCAGCGCCGAACACGTGCTGGGCACGGACGACTTCGGGCGCGACGTGCTCAGCCGCATCTTGCACGGCGCGATGCCATCGCTACAGGTGAGCGTGCTATCCGTCGCCGGCTCGCTGGTCATCGGGGTGATCATCGGCCTGATCGCCGGCTATCGCGGCGGTTGGACGGATACGCTCTTGATGAGCCTAATGGACGTGCTGCTGGCCTTCCCGGCGGTGCTGCTCGCGATTGCCATTCTGGCCGTGATGGGCACGGCGTTGAGCAACGTCATCTTGGCCATCGCCATCGTCAACCTGCCGACCTTCGCCCGGCTGGCGCGCGGCTCGACGCTGGCGACGCGCGAGTTGTTGTATGTCGAGGCAGCGCGCAGTTTGGGTGTGCCGCCGATCGCGATCATGTGGCGGCACATCCTGCCCAACATCGCCGCACCGCTGATTGTGCAGACGTCACTCACCATCGCTGCCGCTATTCTGATCGAAGCAGCGCTGAGCTACCTGGGCCTCGGCATTCAGCCGCCGGCGCCATCATGGGGCAACATCCTGTCTTCGACCTACGGCTTCATCCAGACCAACCCGTGGCCGTCGGTGTTCGCCGGCGCGGCCATCGCCCTCGCTGTGCTCGGCTTCAACCTGCTCGGCGACGGGCTGCGCGATGCACTCGACCCGACGACGCGTTAG